One genomic segment of Cellulophaga sp. HaHaR_3_176 includes these proteins:
- a CDS encoding arsenate reductase family protein yields the protein MDDMGVISTDNKKITLYYNSENSIGQQCYAYVQSSDKKVLGIDVSKTNVSGTQWAELAGNLNIPVKDLINVDHADFVKQYGDKKIDLEAHDWMKILEKSPKLIQYPVLIIGENYHQLKSGSDFKKFLDGDSAGLKEA from the coding sequence ATGGACGATATGGGAGTAATTTCAACAGATAATAAAAAAATTACGTTATACTATAACTCGGAAAATAGTATTGGTCAGCAGTGTTACGCTTACGTACAATCTTCAGATAAAAAAGTATTAGGTATAGATGTTTCTAAAACAAATGTTTCAGGAACACAATGGGCAGAATTAGCAGGTAATTTAAATATACCTGTTAAAGATCTTATTAATGTAGATCACGCAGATTTCGTAAAACAATACGGCGACAAAAAAATTGATTTAGAAGCGCACGATTGGATGAAAATTTTAGAAAAAAGCCCAAAATTAATTCAGTACCCTGTTTTAATAATTGGCGAAAATTACCACCAATTAAAAAGTGGATCTGATTTTAAAAAATTCTTAGATGGCGATAGCGCAGGGTTAAAAGAGGCATAA